CATGTGATGTGCGCCCACGTCCGACGATGACGTACCGATAGAATGGTCCGCTTCGCCACCCCGAAACGCTTCGCAAGCGAGTAGGCGGAAGCGGGGTCTGCTCTGATTTGACGGACCAAGTCGTCGGTAAGTTTGGCGCCGCCGACGCGCTCCCCTCTTGCCCTCACTTCTGCGGGTTTGACACCCTGCCCGAGGCGTAGACCGTCAAGGTTCATTCGCCCCTTGCGAATGGCGTCTTGCATGTTCTCTTGATGCGACCCGACAAAGAGATGGTCCGGGTTCACGCAGGCTGGGTTGTCGCAGCGATGGCACGCGCACTCGCCCTTGCCGAGTATCCGGCCTTGATAGAGGCGCAGCGCTACGTGCGTGGCGTAACGCAGATCGCGCGTTGAAACGCGAAGTTGGCCATAGCCGCGTCGGTCGACAGACCCGGTCCACAGCCAACATCCGCTATTGGGCTCCGGCGTCCATTTCTCATCGAACCGATCGCGAAGGGGCCGACGGTAGCGGCCGGCAGACCGACTGGCGTGCCCCTCCGCGGGCGAAAGCTCTTCCAGCATACGCATCACGGCGCCTCGTGCGCGTGCGCGAGGCCAGCCC
The DNA window shown above is from Gemmatimonadota bacterium and carries:
- a CDS encoding HNH endonuclease; translated protein: MMRMLEELSPAEGHASRSAGRYRRPLRDRFDEKWTPEPNSGCWLWTGSVDRRGYGQLRVSTRDLRYATHVALRLYQGRILGKGECACHRCDNPACVNPDHLFVGSHQENMQDAIRKGRMNLDGLRLGQGVKPAEVRARGERVGGAKLTDDLVRQIRADPASAYSLAKRFGVAKRTILSVRHRRTWAHIT